One part of the Podarcis muralis chromosome 3, rPodMur119.hap1.1, whole genome shotgun sequence genome encodes these proteins:
- the NHLRC3 gene encoding NHL repeat-containing protein 3 isoform X1, which translates to MAARRYPRLCRLLAGLGGAASLVLLISLYTAGSEVQVGWQMKLWNQCLESIMEWVRASKQKINPGKMEVLLMHGNEVLSELTFFPLWRREKPLYKLDVNWPLIPFTGQTFCVAVDDVNGLVYVGQRGDENVPKVVVYTEDGYFLQAWNASIEMPHGIFVLNTPNATSVWITDVGTGKYGHTIKQYTPSGELLQVIGTAGRAGSGTNPLQFDQPAEIFVEESGDIYIVDGDGGLNNRLVKLTPDFKTLWLHGENGSGTAQFNIPHSVTVDAVGRVWVADRANWRIQAFQKTTGEWLGCWNSCFTQDGPSSVRLTPDQRYMIVAHINIDRVSILAAPPVGSIEDCVVMDTIQLASEVKPHLVDVSKKTGAIYVAEIGAQQVQKYVPLY; encoded by the exons ATGGCCGCCCGCCGCTATCCCCGGCTCTGCCGCCTTTTGGCGGGCCTCGGAGGGGCCGCCTCGCTCGTGCTGCTGATCAGCCTGTACACGGCGGGGTCTGAGGTGCAGGTGGGTTGGCAG ATGAAATTATGGAACCAATGTCTGGAATCAATAATGGAGTGGGTAAGGGCCAGTAAACAGAAGATCAATCCAGGCAAGATGGAGGTTTTGTTGATGCATGGCAATGAG GTGTTAAGTGAGTTGACTTTCTTCCCTCTCTGGAGAAGAGAGAAGCCACTCTACAAGCTTGATGTAAACTGGCCTTTGATTCCTTTTACTGGTCAGACGTTTTGTGTTGCTGTGGATGACGTCAATGGATTAGTATACGTGGGACAG AGAGGTGATGAAAATGTGCCCAAGGTTGTAGTTTATACCGAGGATGGCTATTTCTTACAAGCATGGAATGCTTCCATTGAAATGCCTCATGGTATCTTTGTGCTGAACACACCCAATGCAACTTCAGTGTGGATCACAGATGTTGGAACTG GCAAATATGGACACACAATTAAACAGTATACTCCTTCAGGTGAACTTCTTCAAGTCATAGGTACTGCAGGTAGAGCAGGTTCTGGTACAAATCCCTTGCAGTTTGACCAGCCAGCAGAGATTTTTGTGGAAGAAAGCGGGGACATCTACATTGTAGATGGTGATGGAGGACTGAACAACCGCTTGGTCAAATTGACCCCAG ACTTTAAGACTCTATGGCTGCATGGAGAAAATGGTTCTGGCACTGCACAGTTCAATATCCCACACAGTGTAACGGTGGATGCTGTCGGACGG GTATGGGTTGCTGACCGAGCCAACTGGAGAATCCAGGCTTTTCAGAAAACCACAGGGGAATGGTTGGGCTGTTGGAATAGCTGCTTTACACAAGATGGCCCTTCTTCCGTCAG ATTAACTCCAGATCAAAGGTATATGATCGTCGCACATATAAATATTGACAGGGTGTCAATCTTGGCTGCCCCACCGGTAGGATCAATTGAGGACTGTGTTGTGATGGACACAATTCAGCTTGCAAGCGAAGTTAAGCCCCATCTTGTGGATGTCAGCAAGAAAACTGGAGCAATTTATGTAGCAGAAATTGGAGCCCAGCAAGTACAGAAGTATGTGCCTTTATACTGA
- the ESD gene encoding S-formylglutathione hydrolase isoform X2, with protein sequence MTGLTCTEQNFITKAGFHQAAAEQGLVVVAPDTSPRGCNIKGEDESWDFGTGAGFYVDATEDPWKTNYRMYSYIKDELPNLINANFPVDSGRISISGHSMGGHGALILALKNPGKYKSVSAFAPICNPIQCPWGKKAFSGYLGSDVTKWEAYDATHIVKSYKGPSLDILIDQGKDDQFLTAGQLLPDNFIAAGTERKIPVVLRMQQGYDHSYYFIATFINDHIRHHAKYLNA encoded by the exons ATGACAG gattaaCGTGCACGGAACAAAATTTCATAACGAAAGCAGGTTTCCATCAAGCTGCAGCTGAACAAGGCCTGGTTGTGGTTGCCCCAGATACCAGCCCAC GTGGATGCAATATTAAAGGAGAAGATGAGAGCTGGGATTTTGGCACTGGAGCTGGTTTTTACGTGGATGCCACTGAAGATCCATGGAAAACGAATTATCGCATGTACTCTTACATAAAGGATGAG TTACCTAATCTGATAAATGCCAATTTCCCAGTTGACTCTGGGAGGATTTCTATTTCCGGCCATTCAATGGGGGGTCATGGTGCTCTAATCCTCGCTCTGAAGAATCCCGGAAAATACAAA tctgtttcagcctttgcaccAATCTGCAACCCAATTCAGTGCCCGTGGGGGAAGAAAGCTTTTAGTGGATACCTGGGGTCGGATGTAACCAAATGGGAG GCTTACGATGCTACACATATTGTGAAATCCTACAAAGGCCCCTCTTTGGACATTCTGATTGATCAAGGCAAAGACGACCAGTTCCTTACAGCAGGGCAATTGCTGCCTGATAATTTCATTGCTGCCGGCACAGAGCGCAAAATCCCAGTGGTGTTAAGAATGCAGCAG GGCTATGACCACAGTTACTACTTTATAGCAACATTCATTAACGACCATATCAGGCACCACGCAAAATACCTTAATGCTTGA
- the NHLRC3 gene encoding NHL repeat-containing protein 3 isoform X6 encodes MAARRYPRLCRLLAGLGGAASLVLLISLYTAGSEVQVGWQMKLWNQCLESIMEWVRASKQKINPGKMEVLLMHGNEVLSELTFFPLWRREKPLYKLDVNWPLIPFTGQTFCVAVDDVNGLVYVGQRGDENVPKVVVYTEDGYFLQAWNASIEMPHGIFVLNTPNATSVWITDVGTGKYGHTIKQYTPSGELLQVIGTAGRAGSGTNPLQFDQPAEIFVEESGDIYIVDGDGGLNNRLVKLTPDFKTLWLHGENGSGTAQFNIPHSVTVDAVGRINSRSKVYDRRTYKY; translated from the exons ATGGCCGCCCGCCGCTATCCCCGGCTCTGCCGCCTTTTGGCGGGCCTCGGAGGGGCCGCCTCGCTCGTGCTGCTGATCAGCCTGTACACGGCGGGGTCTGAGGTGCAGGTGGGTTGGCAG ATGAAATTATGGAACCAATGTCTGGAATCAATAATGGAGTGGGTAAGGGCCAGTAAACAGAAGATCAATCCAGGCAAGATGGAGGTTTTGTTGATGCATGGCAATGAG GTGTTAAGTGAGTTGACTTTCTTCCCTCTCTGGAGAAGAGAGAAGCCACTCTACAAGCTTGATGTAAACTGGCCTTTGATTCCTTTTACTGGTCAGACGTTTTGTGTTGCTGTGGATGACGTCAATGGATTAGTATACGTGGGACAG AGAGGTGATGAAAATGTGCCCAAGGTTGTAGTTTATACCGAGGATGGCTATTTCTTACAAGCATGGAATGCTTCCATTGAAATGCCTCATGGTATCTTTGTGCTGAACACACCCAATGCAACTTCAGTGTGGATCACAGATGTTGGAACTG GCAAATATGGACACACAATTAAACAGTATACTCCTTCAGGTGAACTTCTTCAAGTCATAGGTACTGCAGGTAGAGCAGGTTCTGGTACAAATCCCTTGCAGTTTGACCAGCCAGCAGAGATTTTTGTGGAAGAAAGCGGGGACATCTACATTGTAGATGGTGATGGAGGACTGAACAACCGCTTGGTCAAATTGACCCCAG ACTTTAAGACTCTATGGCTGCATGGAGAAAATGGTTCTGGCACTGCACAGTTCAATATCCCACACAGTGTAACGGTGGATGCTGTCGGACGG ATTAACTCCAGATCAAAGGTATATGATCGTCGCACATATAAATATTGA
- the ESD gene encoding S-formylglutathione hydrolase isoform X1, whose product MALKEISSNKCFGGFQKVFEHDSVELKCKMKFGVYLPPKAETEKCPVLYWLSGLTCTEQNFITKAGFHQAAAEQGLVVVAPDTSPRGCNIKGEDESWDFGTGAGFYVDATEDPWKTNYRMYSYIKDELPNLINANFPVDSGRISISGHSMGGHGALILALKNPGKYKSVSAFAPICNPIQCPWGKKAFSGYLGSDVTKWEAYDATHIVKSYKGPSLDILIDQGKDDQFLTAGQLLPDNFIAAGTERKIPVVLRMQQGYDHSYYFIATFINDHIRHHAKYLNA is encoded by the exons ATGGCCTTGAAAGAAATTTCTAGCAATAAATGCTTTGGTGGTTTTCAGAAAGTGTTTGAGCATGACAG CGTTGAGCTGAAATGCAAAATGAAGTTTGGGGTTTATCTGCCACCCAAAGCAGAAACTGAAAAATGCCCTGTATTGTACTGGCTCTCAG gattaaCGTGCACGGAACAAAATTTCATAACGAAAGCAGGTTTCCATCAAGCTGCAGCTGAACAAGGCCTGGTTGTGGTTGCCCCAGATACCAGCCCAC GTGGATGCAATATTAAAGGAGAAGATGAGAGCTGGGATTTTGGCACTGGAGCTGGTTTTTACGTGGATGCCACTGAAGATCCATGGAAAACGAATTATCGCATGTACTCTTACATAAAGGATGAG TTACCTAATCTGATAAATGCCAATTTCCCAGTTGACTCTGGGAGGATTTCTATTTCCGGCCATTCAATGGGGGGTCATGGTGCTCTAATCCTCGCTCTGAAGAATCCCGGAAAATACAAA tctgtttcagcctttgcaccAATCTGCAACCCAATTCAGTGCCCGTGGGGGAAGAAAGCTTTTAGTGGATACCTGGGGTCGGATGTAACCAAATGGGAG GCTTACGATGCTACACATATTGTGAAATCCTACAAAGGCCCCTCTTTGGACATTCTGATTGATCAAGGCAAAGACGACCAGTTCCTTACAGCAGGGCAATTGCTGCCTGATAATTTCATTGCTGCCGGCACAGAGCGCAAAATCCCAGTGGTGTTAAGAATGCAGCAG GGCTATGACCACAGTTACTACTTTATAGCAACATTCATTAACGACCATATCAGGCACCACGCAAAATACCTTAATGCTTGA
- the NHLRC3 gene encoding NHL repeat-containing protein 3 isoform X3, whose product MAARRYPRLCRLLAGLGGAASLVLLISLYTAGSEVQVGWQMKLWNQCLESIMEWVRASKQKINPGKMEVLLMHGNEVLSELTFFPLWRREKPLYKLDVNWPLIPFTGQTFCVAVDDVNGLVYVGQRGDENVPKVVVYTEDGYFLQAWNASIEMPHGIFVLNTPNATSVWITDVGTGKYGHTIKQYTPSGELLQVIGTAGRAGSGTNPLQFDQPAEIFVEESGDIYIVDGDGGLNNRLVKLTPDFKTLWLHGENGSGTAQFNIPHSVTVDAVGRVWVADRANWRIQAFQKTTGEWLGCWNSCFTQDGPSSVRSSNSVNGILLKKKKLPASANRRGKVLCTVPLGNLLCRGVGAGICAGG is encoded by the exons ATGGCCGCCCGCCGCTATCCCCGGCTCTGCCGCCTTTTGGCGGGCCTCGGAGGGGCCGCCTCGCTCGTGCTGCTGATCAGCCTGTACACGGCGGGGTCTGAGGTGCAGGTGGGTTGGCAG ATGAAATTATGGAACCAATGTCTGGAATCAATAATGGAGTGGGTAAGGGCCAGTAAACAGAAGATCAATCCAGGCAAGATGGAGGTTTTGTTGATGCATGGCAATGAG GTGTTAAGTGAGTTGACTTTCTTCCCTCTCTGGAGAAGAGAGAAGCCACTCTACAAGCTTGATGTAAACTGGCCTTTGATTCCTTTTACTGGTCAGACGTTTTGTGTTGCTGTGGATGACGTCAATGGATTAGTATACGTGGGACAG AGAGGTGATGAAAATGTGCCCAAGGTTGTAGTTTATACCGAGGATGGCTATTTCTTACAAGCATGGAATGCTTCCATTGAAATGCCTCATGGTATCTTTGTGCTGAACACACCCAATGCAACTTCAGTGTGGATCACAGATGTTGGAACTG GCAAATATGGACACACAATTAAACAGTATACTCCTTCAGGTGAACTTCTTCAAGTCATAGGTACTGCAGGTAGAGCAGGTTCTGGTACAAATCCCTTGCAGTTTGACCAGCCAGCAGAGATTTTTGTGGAAGAAAGCGGGGACATCTACATTGTAGATGGTGATGGAGGACTGAACAACCGCTTGGTCAAATTGACCCCAG ACTTTAAGACTCTATGGCTGCATGGAGAAAATGGTTCTGGCACTGCACAGTTCAATATCCCACACAGTGTAACGGTGGATGCTGTCGGACGG GTATGGGTTGCTGACCGAGCCAACTGGAGAATCCAGGCTTTTCAGAAAACCACAGGGGAATGGTTGGGCTGTTGGAATAGCTGCTTTACACAAGATGGCCCTTCTTCCGTCAG ATCCAGCAATTCTGTAAATGGAATTCTgctcaagaagaagaagctccCGGCATCTGCAAATAGAAGAGGAAAAGTGCTTTGCACAGTACCCCTTGGAAATCTACTCTGCAGAGGAGTGGGTGCTGGCATTTGTGCAGGGGGGTAG
- the NHLRC3 gene encoding NHL repeat-containing protein 3 isoform X4 — protein sequence MAARRYPRLCRLLAGLGGAASLVLLISLYTAGSEVQVGWQVLSELTFFPLWRREKPLYKLDVNWPLIPFTGQTFCVAVDDVNGLVYVGQRGDENVPKVVVYTEDGYFLQAWNASIEMPHGIFVLNTPNATSVWITDVGTGKYGHTIKQYTPSGELLQVIGTAGRAGSGTNPLQFDQPAEIFVEESGDIYIVDGDGGLNNRLVKLTPDFKTLWLHGENGSGTAQFNIPHSVTVDAVGRVWVADRANWRIQAFQKTTGEWLGCWNSCFTQDGPSSVRLTPDQRYMIVAHINIDRVSILAAPPVGSIEDCVVMDTIQLASEVKPHLVDVSKKTGAIYVAEIGAQQVQKYVPLY from the exons ATGGCCGCCCGCCGCTATCCCCGGCTCTGCCGCCTTTTGGCGGGCCTCGGAGGGGCCGCCTCGCTCGTGCTGCTGATCAGCCTGTACACGGCGGGGTCTGAGGTGCAGGTGGGTTGGCAG GTGTTAAGTGAGTTGACTTTCTTCCCTCTCTGGAGAAGAGAGAAGCCACTCTACAAGCTTGATGTAAACTGGCCTTTGATTCCTTTTACTGGTCAGACGTTTTGTGTTGCTGTGGATGACGTCAATGGATTAGTATACGTGGGACAG AGAGGTGATGAAAATGTGCCCAAGGTTGTAGTTTATACCGAGGATGGCTATTTCTTACAAGCATGGAATGCTTCCATTGAAATGCCTCATGGTATCTTTGTGCTGAACACACCCAATGCAACTTCAGTGTGGATCACAGATGTTGGAACTG GCAAATATGGACACACAATTAAACAGTATACTCCTTCAGGTGAACTTCTTCAAGTCATAGGTACTGCAGGTAGAGCAGGTTCTGGTACAAATCCCTTGCAGTTTGACCAGCCAGCAGAGATTTTTGTGGAAGAAAGCGGGGACATCTACATTGTAGATGGTGATGGAGGACTGAACAACCGCTTGGTCAAATTGACCCCAG ACTTTAAGACTCTATGGCTGCATGGAGAAAATGGTTCTGGCACTGCACAGTTCAATATCCCACACAGTGTAACGGTGGATGCTGTCGGACGG GTATGGGTTGCTGACCGAGCCAACTGGAGAATCCAGGCTTTTCAGAAAACCACAGGGGAATGGTTGGGCTGTTGGAATAGCTGCTTTACACAAGATGGCCCTTCTTCCGTCAG ATTAACTCCAGATCAAAGGTATATGATCGTCGCACATATAAATATTGACAGGGTGTCAATCTTGGCTGCCCCACCGGTAGGATCAATTGAGGACTGTGTTGTGATGGACACAATTCAGCTTGCAAGCGAAGTTAAGCCCCATCTTGTGGATGTCAGCAAGAAAACTGGAGCAATTTATGTAGCAGAAATTGGAGCCCAGCAAGTACAGAAGTATGTGCCTTTATACTGA
- the NHLRC3 gene encoding NHL repeat-containing protein 3 isoform X5, producing the protein MAARRYPRLCRLLAGLGGAASLVLLISLYTAGSEVQVLSELTFFPLWRREKPLYKLDVNWPLIPFTGQTFCVAVDDVNGLVYVGQRGDENVPKVVVYTEDGYFLQAWNASIEMPHGIFVLNTPNATSVWITDVGTGKYGHTIKQYTPSGELLQVIGTAGRAGSGTNPLQFDQPAEIFVEESGDIYIVDGDGGLNNRLVKLTPDFKTLWLHGENGSGTAQFNIPHSVTVDAVGRVWVADRANWRIQAFQKTTGEWLGCWNSCFTQDGPSSVRLTPDQRYMIVAHINIDRVSILAAPPVGSIEDCVVMDTIQLASEVKPHLVDVSKKTGAIYVAEIGAQQVQKYVPLY; encoded by the exons ATGGCCGCCCGCCGCTATCCCCGGCTCTGCCGCCTTTTGGCGGGCCTCGGAGGGGCCGCCTCGCTCGTGCTGCTGATCAGCCTGTACACGGCGGGGTCTGAGGTGCAG GTGTTAAGTGAGTTGACTTTCTTCCCTCTCTGGAGAAGAGAGAAGCCACTCTACAAGCTTGATGTAAACTGGCCTTTGATTCCTTTTACTGGTCAGACGTTTTGTGTTGCTGTGGATGACGTCAATGGATTAGTATACGTGGGACAG AGAGGTGATGAAAATGTGCCCAAGGTTGTAGTTTATACCGAGGATGGCTATTTCTTACAAGCATGGAATGCTTCCATTGAAATGCCTCATGGTATCTTTGTGCTGAACACACCCAATGCAACTTCAGTGTGGATCACAGATGTTGGAACTG GCAAATATGGACACACAATTAAACAGTATACTCCTTCAGGTGAACTTCTTCAAGTCATAGGTACTGCAGGTAGAGCAGGTTCTGGTACAAATCCCTTGCAGTTTGACCAGCCAGCAGAGATTTTTGTGGAAGAAAGCGGGGACATCTACATTGTAGATGGTGATGGAGGACTGAACAACCGCTTGGTCAAATTGACCCCAG ACTTTAAGACTCTATGGCTGCATGGAGAAAATGGTTCTGGCACTGCACAGTTCAATATCCCACACAGTGTAACGGTGGATGCTGTCGGACGG GTATGGGTTGCTGACCGAGCCAACTGGAGAATCCAGGCTTTTCAGAAAACCACAGGGGAATGGTTGGGCTGTTGGAATAGCTGCTTTACACAAGATGGCCCTTCTTCCGTCAG ATTAACTCCAGATCAAAGGTATATGATCGTCGCACATATAAATATTGACAGGGTGTCAATCTTGGCTGCCCCACCGGTAGGATCAATTGAGGACTGTGTTGTGATGGACACAATTCAGCTTGCAAGCGAAGTTAAGCCCCATCTTGTGGATGTCAGCAAGAAAACTGGAGCAATTTATGTAGCAGAAATTGGAGCCCAGCAAGTACAGAAGTATGTGCCTTTATACTGA
- the NHLRC3 gene encoding NHL repeat-containing protein 3 isoform X2: MAARRYPRLCRLLAGLGGAASLVLLISLYTAGSEVQMKLWNQCLESIMEWVRASKQKINPGKMEVLLMHGNEVLSELTFFPLWRREKPLYKLDVNWPLIPFTGQTFCVAVDDVNGLVYVGQRGDENVPKVVVYTEDGYFLQAWNASIEMPHGIFVLNTPNATSVWITDVGTGKYGHTIKQYTPSGELLQVIGTAGRAGSGTNPLQFDQPAEIFVEESGDIYIVDGDGGLNNRLVKLTPDFKTLWLHGENGSGTAQFNIPHSVTVDAVGRVWVADRANWRIQAFQKTTGEWLGCWNSCFTQDGPSSVRLTPDQRYMIVAHINIDRVSILAAPPVGSIEDCVVMDTIQLASEVKPHLVDVSKKTGAIYVAEIGAQQVQKYVPLY; this comes from the exons ATGGCCGCCCGCCGCTATCCCCGGCTCTGCCGCCTTTTGGCGGGCCTCGGAGGGGCCGCCTCGCTCGTGCTGCTGATCAGCCTGTACACGGCGGGGTCTGAGGTGCAG ATGAAATTATGGAACCAATGTCTGGAATCAATAATGGAGTGGGTAAGGGCCAGTAAACAGAAGATCAATCCAGGCAAGATGGAGGTTTTGTTGATGCATGGCAATGAG GTGTTAAGTGAGTTGACTTTCTTCCCTCTCTGGAGAAGAGAGAAGCCACTCTACAAGCTTGATGTAAACTGGCCTTTGATTCCTTTTACTGGTCAGACGTTTTGTGTTGCTGTGGATGACGTCAATGGATTAGTATACGTGGGACAG AGAGGTGATGAAAATGTGCCCAAGGTTGTAGTTTATACCGAGGATGGCTATTTCTTACAAGCATGGAATGCTTCCATTGAAATGCCTCATGGTATCTTTGTGCTGAACACACCCAATGCAACTTCAGTGTGGATCACAGATGTTGGAACTG GCAAATATGGACACACAATTAAACAGTATACTCCTTCAGGTGAACTTCTTCAAGTCATAGGTACTGCAGGTAGAGCAGGTTCTGGTACAAATCCCTTGCAGTTTGACCAGCCAGCAGAGATTTTTGTGGAAGAAAGCGGGGACATCTACATTGTAGATGGTGATGGAGGACTGAACAACCGCTTGGTCAAATTGACCCCAG ACTTTAAGACTCTATGGCTGCATGGAGAAAATGGTTCTGGCACTGCACAGTTCAATATCCCACACAGTGTAACGGTGGATGCTGTCGGACGG GTATGGGTTGCTGACCGAGCCAACTGGAGAATCCAGGCTTTTCAGAAAACCACAGGGGAATGGTTGGGCTGTTGGAATAGCTGCTTTACACAAGATGGCCCTTCTTCCGTCAG ATTAACTCCAGATCAAAGGTATATGATCGTCGCACATATAAATATTGACAGGGTGTCAATCTTGGCTGCCCCACCGGTAGGATCAATTGAGGACTGTGTTGTGATGGACACAATTCAGCTTGCAAGCGAAGTTAAGCCCCATCTTGTGGATGTCAGCAAGAAAACTGGAGCAATTTATGTAGCAGAAATTGGAGCCCAGCAAGTACAGAAGTATGTGCCTTTATACTGA